TTTAAATCTTCTACAATGTTCTTTGGAATATCTGCTGTTGAATCAGTAACAATTTTAACTTGACTCATTAAGACACAACCCCCTTCATTTTACAACCGATTATTCTACAGAAACGATATAAGAATATAAAGGTTGGTTTCCTTCATGAACTTCTACTTCTACATCTTCATATTGACCTTCAATATAATCTACGAGATCGTCAGCTTCTTGCTCCGTTCGGTCTTCACCGCGGATCACTGTAACAATTTCGCTTTCGTCGTCAATCATCTTAGTTAATAAATCTTGCGCAACCTCTTGCACGGATGTTCCTGTGGCTACAATGTCCTTTTCAAAAATACCCATGTAGTCACCTTTATTAATGTCAACACCATTGATGCTCGTATCACGAACGGCATATGTAACTTCACCTGTTTTTACCGTTCCTAGTGATTCTGTCATTTCTTCTTTGTTATCTTCTAAAGCATCAGTAGGGTTATATGCAAGCAATGCTGCTAACCCTTGTGGAACCGATTTTGATGGTACGACAACAATTTCTTTATCTGATACGGATGCAGCTTGCTCAGCGGCCATAACAATATTGCTGTTATTAGGAAGCAGGATCAACTTTTCAGCATTTGCTTCATCGATTGCTTTAACAAAGTCTTCTGTAGATGGGTTCATCGTTTGCCCGCCTTCAATGACAACTTTTGCACCTAAACCTTTAAATAGCTCAGCAATACCAGCACCCATTGCAACAGTTACAATACCATACTCTGTTTTCTCAAGACCTTGTGCTTCTTTTGTATCATGCGGAACTTCTACACCTTCTTGTTCAAGGATACTTGTATGCTGTTCGCGCATATTTTCAATTTTCACGTTAACTAATGCCCCGAACTGTTGAGCTTCAGTAATGACATTACCTGGGTGCTCAGCATGAATATGGATTTTTAACAAGTCATCATCAGAAACAACTAATAGTGAGTCACCGTATTGACTAAGTACTTCCCGGAAGTTGTCTTCACTGAAAGGATTTTCTTTCATTTTCTCTTCTTCGAATTTCACCATCACTTCTGTACAATAACCAAATTCAATATCTTCAGTAGCCATATGACTTTGTGCAGATTGGTGATGTTCTACTTTGACAAGCTCGTCCATGTTTGGTGCATCTTGAACGACATCTACGATCTTTTCACCTTTTAAAACAGCTAGAAAGCCTTCATAAATTGTAACGAGACCTTGTCCACCTGAGTCAACGACACCTACTTCTTTTAGTACAGGAAGTAAATCTGGTGTTCTCTCTAATGAAGCCTTGGCTTCTTCAAGAACAGCCTCCATCAGACCGATGACATCATCGTTTCGCTTCGTATATTCTCCTGCTTTCTTCGCCGAATCTTTAGCAACTGTTAAGATCGTCCCCTCAACTGGTTTCATCACAGCTTTGTACGCCATTTCTACTCCGTATTCGAAGGCAAGACTTAAATCTTTCGCTGTTAATTCTTCTTTACCCTCAACGGATTTCGAGAAACCTCTAAACAGTTGAGAAAGGATTACTCCAGAGTTTCCTCTTGCACCCATAAGTAATCCTTTTGCAAAGCTCCCAGCTACTTTACCGACGTTCTCGGTATTTGCTCCTTTTACCTCTTTTACGCCAGATGTAATCGTTAAATTCATATTTGTACCTGTATCACCATCTGGTACAGGGAAAACGTTTAACGCATCAATTGTTTTAGAATTGTTGGATAAATTGTTTGCCCCTTCAATAAGCATATGAGCAAACTTTTCTCCTTCAATTTTCTTGATCGTCACTATTGCTCCTCCTAACTCATCCTATGGGTTTGTTACTCGTACTCCTTGAACGAAAATGTTAACAGAGTCGACAACTAAACCTAACATTTGTTCTAATTGGTATTTTACTTTTGATTGTACGTTGTGTGCCACTTCTGAAATCTTCGTTCCGTAGCTTACAATAATATACATATCAATGTGGACTTGTTCATCGTCTTCTTCACGAATGACAACACCGCGTCTTAAATTCTCTTTTCCTAATAGATCCGTAATTCCATCTTTTAATTGCTTTTGTGAAGCCATTCCAACAATACCATAACAATCGATTGCCGCTCCACCTGCAATGACAGCAACTACTTCTTTAGAAACGTCGATCTTTCCATAATTCGTCTTCATTTCGATGGTCATGAATATGCCTCCTCTAGGTATTTCTCTAATGGCTACCGTCATTTTACTATAATGAAAGAGATTTTGAAAGAACAGATAGGTCTCTCTTCCTAATCATTCTTAAAACTATGCAAATAATACTGACGATGATAAAAAACACTCAGTGATTTTCAACCCTTATAGTAAAAGAAGAACCATCGTTGCGACAGCACAGAACATGCTAGTACCTGCGTTGCGATGGATAGGACATCGTCCTTTTATCCGGTAAACCTAAACCTTATACTCAAGTCGTAAAAAATTCAGCAACGTCGAACGTTCTTCTCTTGCTAACGTTTTATACGTGTAAAAAAACTTAACTTATCGCCCAATCCTAACTGATAGCATAAATTAAATACATTATATAAAATAACAAAACATATTATACAATATACTGTCAAGTTTTTTTCCTTGAAAGTTTATATAAAATGACTTGAAATCTATGATGGCGTATGCTAAGATTACGAAGTGTTTGAATTGCAATAGTTCAAAAATGACTATGTTTAAAAAGAGGATGAAAAGGACCAAGGAATTCTAAGAAGCAAATGTTAGATTTGCAAAGCGTATGTGTAATGATATGTGAGCAATGGATAACCTAGCTGACAAAGAAATTCGACGGTCATTTTTCTCGGACTTTTTGAACATCCACAAAAAAGAACAGATGTCACTCATCGTGTGTCAGAAGGAGGGAGAATCATGGCACGTAAATGCGTAGTAACAGGAAGAGGACCTCGCTCAGGTAACCAACGTTCTCACGCGATGAACGCGAATAAGCGCCGCTGGGGTGCTAACGTACAAAAAGTACGTATCTTGGTTGACGGTAAGCCGAAACGTGTATACGTTTCAGCGAAAGCTCTTAAATCAGGAAAAGTTCAACGCGTTTAATATGAAAGTTGTACTAAAAAACGGCGCCTAACCGCGCCGTTTTTTTCCTTTCGTACAAACCAATGGAAAAGAGGAGTGTTCCACTCCTCACTTGATAGACTATATCGATTAACCCTTTTTAAATGATCCTAATACCGCTCTAACAAACCCTCCAAGAAACTTTGGTAATTTAATCGTATAAAACTTCATTTTTCCCCCTCCTCTTATAAGGTGCCGCCTCGGGACGTTATAACATATACATAAAAACGTGCTTCGTTATTACACATTATATTCAGTTGGGTGGAAATAGTACCTTTTTTTTATAATAATAGCCCAATTGATTTTCCGTTACGTTAATAACCTATGTGCATTAAGCTTTAACTGTGCATATGATCACTTGATTCAAACACCATCAAAATTCCTTCTTTGAATGAATAACTCCCTTGACTCTCTCTTAATTCATTACTTATACAAAGACTAGATCCTTGTACAACCTCTTTTTCTTTCAGTGGGTAACGAAACCCTGTTAAAGTCAGACCTTTTACTTTTTTTGACATCGGCAAAAACGAGATGTAGTTTGCTTCGCTATTTGTTAGCGTATATGAACCTGGTTTTTTCATAAACATTCTGTTCGAACGATCTTCCAATATGACAGGAATATCGAGTTCAAGCCCTTTTAAAAGCAATTGTGTGTTCATAAATAGATGATCTAATCGTCCTCCAGTTCCACCAAAAATAATGACTTTTTCGACATCTTGACGTAACAACACCCAACTTAAAGCAATTTCTAAGTCAGTTTCATCTTTTTCTTCTGGATAAACTTTAAGTGAAAGTGAATACTCATCAACCCACTCTTTTTCTTCTTTCGATAATGAATCAAAGTCACCAAAAGCATAATCTGGTTGGGTGTTTTCTTTTAATAAATAATAAACCCCTCTGTCCACACCGATCCACTTTACATCCCCACTTCCATATATTCGCTGTATTTCTGAAACAGGTGGAATATTCTCAATCGGACCTCCTGCAAATAATATATAAATCATTTCCTCTTCTCCTAACGTTTTCATCCGTGTGAAAAAAGCCCATGCATTAACTGCACCGGCTTCCCTTTCGCTCTTTGTAATTAACCTCTAATCGACTCAATCGCTTTTTGTCGGTCAGGTTGGTTATATACAGCTGATCCAGCAACTAGTACATTCGCACCCGCTTCTACACAAAGCTTAGCTGTCTCTTCGTTTACACCACCGTCAACTTCAATGTCGATCTCTTTACCAGTTTGATTTACTAGCTCACGCACTTCTGAAATCTTAGGTAAGACAGAATGAATAAATGACTGTCCTCCAAACCCGGGGTTAACCGTCATCAATAGAACAAGTTCAACATCTTCAATGATAGGTTTTATAGAGTCAACTGGTGTTGCGGGGTTAATCACGACACCCGCTTTAACGCCTTGCTCCTTTATTAAATGAACTGTTCGATGTAAATGTGCACAAGCTTCTGCGTGAACGCTTATAATATCTGCTCCAGCTTTTGCAAATTGAGGAATGTATTGATCTGGGTTCTCAATCATTAAATGGACATCTAATGGAAGATCCGTAACCGGTCGAATCGCATCGACAATTAATGGACCAATTGTAATATTAGGAACAAAATGACCATCCATGACGTCTACATGAATATAGTCTGCTCCACCTTTTTCAACGTCTTTTACTTCTTCTCCTAATTTTGAAAAATCTGCTGA
The Bacillus shivajii DNA segment above includes these coding regions:
- a CDS encoding DAK2 domain-containing protein, with product MTIKKIEGEKFAHMLIEGANNLSNNSKTIDALNVFPVPDGDTGTNMNLTITSGVKEVKGANTENVGKVAGSFAKGLLMGARGNSGVILSQLFRGFSKSVEGKEELTAKDLSLAFEYGVEMAYKAVMKPVEGTILTVAKDSAKKAGEYTKRNDDVIGLMEAVLEEAKASLERTPDLLPVLKEVGVVDSGGQGLVTIYEGFLAVLKGEKIVDVVQDAPNMDELVKVEHHQSAQSHMATEDIEFGYCTEVMVKFEEEKMKENPFSEDNFREVLSQYGDSLLVVSDDDLLKIHIHAEHPGNVITEAQQFGALVNVKIENMREQHTSILEQEGVEVPHDTKEAQGLEKTEYGIVTVAMGAGIAELFKGLGAKVVIEGGQTMNPSTEDFVKAIDEANAEKLILLPNNSNIVMAAEQAASVSDKEIVVVPSKSVPQGLAALLAYNPTDALEDNKEEMTESLGTVKTGEVTYAVRDTSINGVDINKGDYMGIFEKDIVATGTSVQEVAQDLLTKMIDDESEIVTVIRGEDRTEQEADDLVDYIEGQYEDVEVEVHEGNQPLYSYIVSVE
- a CDS encoding Asp23/Gls24 family envelope stress response protein encodes the protein MTIEMKTNYGKIDVSKEVVAVIAGGAAIDCYGIVGMASQKQLKDGITDLLGKENLRRGVVIREEDDEQVHIDMYIIVSYGTKISEVAHNVQSKVKYQLEQMLGLVVDSVNIFVQGVRVTNP
- the rpmB gene encoding 50S ribosomal protein L28 — protein: MARKCVVTGRGPRSGNQRSHAMNANKRRWGANVQKVRILVDGKPKRVYVSAKALKSGKVQRV
- the spoVM gene encoding stage V sporulation protein SpoVM, with product MKFYTIKLPKFLGGFVRAVLGSFKKG
- a CDS encoding thiamine diphosphokinase; amino-acid sequence: MIYILFAGGPIENIPPVSEIQRIYGSGDVKWIGVDRGVYYLLKENTQPDYAFGDFDSLSKEEKEWVDEYSLSLKVYPEEKDETDLEIALSWVLLRQDVEKVIIFGGTGGRLDHLFMNTQLLLKGLELDIPVILEDRSNRMFMKKPGSYTLTNSEANYISFLPMSKKVKGLTLTGFRYPLKEKEVVQGSSLCISNELRESQGSYSFKEGILMVFESSDHMHS
- the rpe gene encoding ribulose-phosphate 3-epimerase → MIKIAPSILSADFSKLGEEVKDVEKGGADYIHVDVMDGHFVPNITIGPLIVDAIRPVTDLPLDVHLMIENPDQYIPQFAKAGADIISVHAEACAHLHRTVHLIKEQGVKAGVVINPATPVDSIKPIIEDVELVLLMTVNPGFGGQSFIHSVLPKISEVRELVNQTGKEIDIEVDGGVNEETAKLCVEAGANVLVAGSAVYNQPDRQKAIESIRG